GACATGGGTTTAGGTTTGGGAGGCTCTATCTTAGGATTGTTAGTTTCAGGCCACATCTTCATATTTGTCATAGGCTGGATGAAATACTTGTATGTTTTTAAGAAGGTATCCCTCTTATGCCAATGCTCTACTCCCTGTTCAGGTTCTTCGCTTATGTGATAGTATGCAAGAACAACATGTTGACATGGAATACCCCTCAACTGCCCAGCTCTTCAAGTGCAAACCTTATCACTCAGATTAACTACATGCTTATGTAGCCCTTCTCCAATCTCAAATCCAACATCAACATTCCAAAGGACAGTACATTTTCTAGCAAGGTCTTTGCTATCCTCTAACAATAGCCTTGCCATAGGTGATATATCAGATATCCAAGTAACAACAAATTTCAACATATCCACTTGCCTAGTCATTATTTTCCTTCTAATCTCCTCCAACATAGTTATAATTGATTTATGCCTAGAAGCTAAAATCCATGAATTAAAGGTCTCGCAcatattattttcaacaacatcACACTTGGAATGCACTTCAAAATAGGCTTTAACCCATGAATTTTTTGGATAATATAACAAATCCCCACAAATATCCTTACTAAGTTTGTCCATTTTCTCAAGCTCCTCTTTAAACTTAACTTCATAACTAGATTTAGAGCACCTCCAAAACTGTTTTCTCCTTTCCTCTCCTTTCCATTTCTTATGCCAATTAGACAATATATGCCTGGCACACATCCTAAATTCAATATTAGGTAAAACTTCATTCAAAGCTGCAACAAATCCCTACACAATAATTAATTCAAATTACAACAGCATATTACTACACAAAACAGAATACTTAACAGCAGCAAAATACTAATTACTTAACAAAATAACAGAATACTTAAGTACTTAACAACTGAACATATCACATTAATGAACATCAAATACCAAAATTACTTAATAGGCTACTTAAGAGACAACAGAACAGAATACTTACCTTTTGCATATTGCCATCACAGTCAATCCTTCTCCAGTTCCCAATTGCAAATCATCTTTCAAGTAGTTGATGAAAAAACTCCAGCTATATTTTGTCTCCTGGTCCACAACTGCCCATGCTATAGGAAACATTTGCTGATTTCCATTCTTGCCAACAGCAACTAGAAGCTCACCTTTACAAGCACCCTTTAAGAAACAACCATCAAAACCTATGATTCTCATACATCATTTTAACCAACCTTTCTTCAATGCATCAAAGCACACATAAAAGTAAACAAAGAGATTTTTTCCTGGCTTAGTTTCACTGTCCATCCTTACCCAACATGAGCTACCAGGATTAGTCTGTTTTATCATATCAGCATAATCACATAACCTTGCAAACTCCATATTCTAATCACTCATGGACTCTCTGAGAACACGCAGTTTAGCCGTATAGCAAATTGTCTTGCCAACATACAATCCTAGCTTGTCCCTACACAACTCCTGTATTTCCCATATCCTTATGTGGGGCTGCTTAGTTATTTCATCTTTGAATTTCTTTGCAACAAACTTTGAAGTGCACAACTTATTCTTGTTTGAAGTATCACATTTGTGTACTGGGTAGTAGTTTTTTACTTTAAATCACCTGAATCTCTATCAATACAAGCATAACACACCCATTTGCATCTCTTTGATTTACACTTAGCCCTCACCCTATATGGTTCATTTGGTCTCAATTTAATCTGCATCTTGTACTCAATTGCATAATTTGCTAATGCTTTCTAAAACTCTATAGCATTCTCAAAAATCATCCCAAGTTCAAATATAGCAACTTCACAATCAGGATCATACCTGACTTTTGTACTCCTCCTTCTTGCTGGTATATCAACACCAGGAATAGCTTCAGGATCTAACTCTTCTGTGCTATCTTTACTATCAGCCTCTGAACTATCAATAAACTGCTCATCACCACCTAATTTACCTACATATCTTGAAGTCTTGTTTCTTCCAATATGCTCAAATCCTTTGTCAATACCTGTTTTTCCTATTGGTATCTCATCTGTTGCAATTGGTTTTTTCCTCTGCTTACCCTGCCTCTTGCTCCTCCTTTCAGCCCTTAGAGATCTCAATTCATCATCAACATCTGAACCATCTTCTTCAGGAAGAACATCTTCTTCTGATTCACTACTCTCAACATCTGATTGCACTCCATCTTCATTAACATTATGGTTTGGTGGTTCATCTCCATCAGCAGCATTTACAGTTGGTTCAGAAGAATTGTGAGTTGGTTCAGCATCATTCAAAGTTGGTTCAATAGGAGGCTCAATAGGTGGTTCAGCAACATTGTGAGTTGGTTCAGTAGGCGGCTCAATAGGTTCTTCAGTATTTGTATTACTCCCAGGTGTTGCCCTAGATTTAAATTGGTCATTACCATCCCCACCTACTTTTTCCCCACATAAAAGACCAACATTTTCTTCGACTACTTCAGGCTGACTCACCCCATGACGCAAATAAACATCCAAAATATCACCATGTTTTAAATCTTTCACAAATTCATATAACTGAAAATCAGAAAAGACTTTGATAAAATCACCATCTTTTTCCTTTTGACAATAAAACCCTTCGACAACTGCATACCCAAGGTCTTTAGCATAAGCAGACAACTCGACAACACTAAAATGGTCTTTATCGATAGCAACAACAAAAGCATCTAATTCCCCTTTGTATATTGGGACAGGTTGCTCGATAAATGTACCCCCGTGGTGAAAGCGAGTTAAAATATAGTCATACTCCATAATATTCCCTTACATAAGACGACAAGGGACCAGCACAAAGGAAAACCCCAAAAAAACCCTAACTTGAGAAATAACTTACAAATTACTTAGCCCTAGCTGTAGCAATAGAAAATAAGGAGAGATTGGACCTTGAAGCATTGTAAATACGGTGAGAAATCAGTGGAAATACTAGATTCCAACACCattgaccaaaagaagaagaagattaacAGTGGTAGGACCTTTCTTCGTTTTTATCGGAGGTAAAAGGAACAATGGTAATATGTTTAGATGTTTGTTTAGGGCTAGTTATCTGTATTTTAGTGGAAATAACACTATATAGCTGAGGTGGACAGTGAGGTGGACAAATAAAATGATGTGGCACGATTTATAATGGTTACTTTTGCCACGTAGACGGAGATTGCAGAACACGCACTTGGTTAATTAATAAGCCAACAAAAAACGTGTCTAATTGGTATGAGAATTGCCTAAGAAACGTGTCTAATTGGAAAGAGGTCTAGTTTAAGTGTCTAAGTGAAAGATCGTGCCAACTTTATGTGTCTCCGTATGTATTACGCCTAAAAAAAGGTAGTACTTCAGCATCTGGTAGTAATTTAACTAACTCTAcaaatattcctgaaacattaCCTGATAATAATATAAATTACGAACAATTCCAGGAAGATTTCGGTATAGAAGACAATGAATTagaaatggaagatgagataccacttACACTTAGTAGTATTGGAACTGGTAGCATGGGTGGTGGTCGTGGTGCTAGTAGTAGACCACTTGTGGCCCCGACTAGTAATCGGAGAAAAAGAAGTAAGAtttggaaattttttgacaaaatagaaggtactgatagagttaaaGACAAACTTTGTAATGATACTTTTAAACATAAGACTAGAGGACAATTAGGGGGGATTGGGacacttagtagacatatgagaattgagTATCCTATAGAATGGAGCTCTGATAGAGATGAAAATCAAACAACTCTAAACCCTACTACTGGAAGTATtatgaaatatgataaaatgaaggatcgtgaggagttaacaaaaatgattgctttgggttgtctatctttttcttttgcttcttcatcatatcttattatttatattcaaaggatttacaatcctttatttaaaggtatccctagaagtacttgtagatctgatatctttagacttcatggacaatatcaaacatacatacgttatttgtttagccaccttccttgtagagtttctcaaaattctgatattggccatgctgttaatggaaat
This sequence is a window from Nicotiana sylvestris chromosome 3, ASM39365v2, whole genome shotgun sequence. Protein-coding genes within it:
- the LOC104246910 gene encoding uncharacterized protein yields the protein MEFARLCDYADMIKQTNPGSSCWVRMDSETKPGKNLFVYFYVCFDALKKGELLVAVGKNGNQQMFPIAWAVVDQETKYSWSFFINYLKDDLQLGTGEGLTVMAICKRMCARHILSNWHKKWKGEERRKQFWRCSKSSYEVKFKEELEKMDKLSKDICGDLLYYPKNSWVKAYFEVHSKCDVVENNMCETFNSWILASRHKSIITMLEEIRRKIMTRQVDMLKFVVTWISDISPMARLLLEDSKDLARKCTVLWNVDVGFEIGEGLHKHVVNLSDKPGTSSQRVMVSGSTYKSAAPTGIDLGFKARSLRWKGQDAVTTFQLQQMKLQLEPYFIRSATQGDIDEFVDSEKFDINKHDNNRNERKKRREEKKLIDTKKRTETRERREEKKRFDKYRRRIAGEI